A single Acidimicrobiales bacterium DNA region contains:
- the sucC gene encoding ADP-forming succinate--CoA ligase subunit beta, translating to MDLFEYQGKQYFARYGIPVSPGGVADTADQAVVEADRVGYPVVVKAQVQVGGRGKAGGIKLAGNPDEVRGHAEAILGMDIKGHVVRRLWIEHASDIAEEYYASFTLDRSAKLHLGLVSSRGGVDIEQVAAEEPEAIARLHVDPVDGFTAPMAADMVDRAGLDPDARDEAIELLIKLYLCFVKGDAELVEVNPMILTTDRRVHALDAKVTLDDSAAFRHPEWAELTSFQDLDDRERLAKEKGLNYIGLSGNVGIIANGAGLAMSTLDVVNQVGGSAANFLDVGGGANADVMANALEVINTDDNVRSILVNIFGGITRVDEVAKGIVEALGRVELRAPIAMRLDGTNVTEGRALLADHESDRLISLPTMLDAARKAVELAAAGDRTAPSS from the coding sequence GTGGACCTGTTCGAGTACCAGGGCAAGCAGTACTTCGCCCGCTACGGGATCCCGGTGTCACCGGGAGGCGTGGCCGACACGGCCGACCAGGCCGTGGTCGAGGCCGACCGGGTGGGGTACCCCGTCGTTGTCAAGGCCCAGGTCCAGGTGGGCGGGCGTGGAAAGGCCGGGGGCATCAAGCTGGCGGGGAACCCAGACGAGGTCCGTGGCCACGCCGAGGCCATCCTCGGGATGGACATCAAGGGCCACGTGGTACGGAGGCTGTGGATCGAGCACGCCTCGGACATTGCCGAGGAGTACTACGCCAGCTTCACCCTCGACCGATCGGCGAAGCTCCACCTCGGCCTGGTGTCGAGCCGGGGTGGCGTCGACATCGAGCAGGTGGCGGCCGAGGAGCCCGAGGCCATCGCGCGGCTCCACGTCGATCCCGTCGACGGTTTCACCGCGCCGATGGCGGCCGACATGGTCGACCGGGCCGGGCTCGACCCGGATGCCCGGGACGAAGCGATCGAGCTGCTCATCAAGCTGTACCTGTGCTTCGTCAAGGGCGACGCCGAGCTGGTGGAAGTCAACCCCATGATCCTGACAACCGATCGCCGCGTGCACGCCCTGGACGCCAAGGTGACCCTCGACGACAGCGCCGCCTTCCGCCATCCCGAGTGGGCCGAGCTCACCAGCTTTCAGGACCTGGACGACCGCGAGCGCCTGGCCAAGGAGAAGGGGCTCAACTACATCGGACTGTCGGGCAATGTCGGCATCATCGCCAACGGCGCCGGGCTCGCCATGAGCACCCTGGACGTGGTGAACCAGGTCGGGGGCTCCGCCGCCAACTTCCTGGACGTGGGCGGGGGGGCGAACGCCGACGTGATGGCCAACGCCCTCGAGGTCATCAACACCGACGACAACGTGCGCTCGATCCTCGTCAACATCTTCGGCGGGATCACCCGCGTCGACGAGGTGGCCAAGGGGATCGTCGAGGCCCTGGGGCGGGTCGAGCTGCGGGCGCCGATCGCCATGCGCCTCGACGGCACCAACGTCACCGAAGGACGGGCCCTCCTCGCCGACCACGAATCAGATCGCCTGATCTCGCTGCCCACCATGCTCGACGCGGCCCGCAAGGCCGTCGAGCTGGCCGCTGCGGGCGATCGGACGGCCCCGTCGTCATGA
- the sucD gene encoding succinate--CoA ligase subunit alpha translates to MSIFVDEHTKVAIQGLTGGQGRFHGLRNRDYGTKVVAGVTPGKGGQDVEGIPVFDTVAEAVAATGANASFVSVPPRAAPAAILESAAAGIPFIVCITEFIPAQDEALLFNQLRRDHPGSRLLGPNCPGIISPGKCNIGITSGDIALAGGPVGIVSRSGTLTYQALNELSLQGVGQTTCVGIGGDPVPGTGFIDCLAAFEADPETGAVMMIGEIGGTEEERAADFIAKDMSKPVVAYIAGVTAPPGRRMGHAGAIISGSSGTARAKMDALEAAGAIVAQNPTEAGELMVEVVGKLG, encoded by the coding sequence ATGAGCATCTTCGTCGACGAGCACACCAAGGTCGCTATCCAGGGCTTGACCGGGGGCCAGGGTCGCTTCCACGGACTGCGCAACCGGGACTACGGCACCAAGGTGGTGGCCGGCGTCACACCCGGCAAGGGCGGCCAGGACGTCGAGGGCATACCTGTCTTCGACACCGTGGCCGAGGCGGTGGCGGCCACCGGCGCCAACGCCTCGTTCGTCTCCGTGCCCCCGCGCGCCGCGCCTGCCGCCATTCTCGAGTCGGCGGCCGCCGGCATCCCCTTCATCGTCTGCATCACCGAGTTCATCCCCGCCCAGGACGAGGCCCTCCTGTTCAACCAGCTCCGGCGGGACCATCCCGGTTCCCGGCTGCTCGGGCCCAACTGTCCCGGCATCATCTCCCCGGGGAAGTGCAACATCGGCATCACCTCGGGTGACATCGCCTTGGCGGGTGGGCCGGTCGGGATCGTCAGCCGCTCGGGGACGCTCACCTACCAGGCCCTCAACGAGCTGTCCCTCCAGGGCGTGGGTCAGACCACGTGTGTGGGCATCGGTGGGGACCCCGTTCCGGGGACGGGGTTCATCGACTGCCTGGCCGCCTTCGAGGCCGACCCGGAGACGGGCGCCGTGATGATGATCGGCGAGATCGGCGGCACCGAGGAGGAGCGGGCGGCGGACTTCATCGCCAAGGACATGAGCAAGCCCGTGGTGGCATACATCGCCGGGGTCACGGCGCCGCCGGGCAGGCGCATGGGCCACGCCGGCGCCATCATCTCCGGCTCGTCGGGCACCGCCAGGGCCAAGATGGACGCCCTCGAGGCCGCCGGTGCCATCGTGGCCCAGAACCCGACCGAGGCCGGCGAGCTCATGGTCGAGGTGGTGGGCAAGCTCGGCTGA
- the purN gene encoding phosphoribosylglycinamide formyltransferase, whose protein sequence is MQVGVLASGSGTILEAILDAELPVAVVVVDRPCRALDVATQAGVSAQLVERRSFGKDFDRVAYTEQVVDVLRAHGVQLVVMAGFGTVLDKPVHDAYAGKILNTHPALLPAFRGWHAVEEALAAGVKITGCTVHVATLEVDDGPILAQEAVPVLPDDTVESLHERIKAVERRLYPAAIAEVIEEPLKS, encoded by the coding sequence GTGCAAGTCGGGGTGCTGGCGTCGGGCAGCGGGACGATCCTCGAGGCCATCCTGGACGCCGAGCTACCTGTGGCCGTCGTCGTCGTCGACCGGCCCTGCCGGGCCCTGGATGTGGCCACGCAGGCCGGGGTGTCGGCCCAACTGGTCGAGCGACGCAGCTTCGGGAAGGACTTCGATCGCGTCGCCTACACCGAACAGGTCGTCGACGTGCTGAGGGCCCACGGCGTCCAGCTCGTGGTCATGGCCGGGTTCGGGACGGTGCTGGACAAGCCGGTGCACGACGCCTACGCGGGGAAGATCCTCAACACCCACCCGGCGTTGTTGCCTGCCTTCCGTGGCTGGCACGCCGTGGAGGAGGCCCTCGCCGCAGGGGTGAAGATCACGGGGTGCACCGTGCACGTCGCCACGCTCGAGGTTGACGACGGTCCGATCCTCGCCCAGGAGGCGGTGCCGGTGCTGCCGGACGATACCGTCGAGTCCCTGCACGAACGGATCAAGGCGGTCGAGCGGCGCCTCTATCCCGCCGCCATCGCCGAGGTCATCGAGGAGCCACTGAAGTCGTGA
- the purH gene encoding bifunctional phosphoribosylaminoimidazolecarboxamide formyltransferase/IMP cyclohydrolase, translating to MRALLSVYDKTGLTELASGLVDLGWELVASGGTATALTEAGVATTPVDAVTGAPEMLDGRVKTLHPDIHGAILADRSNPVHRSELGERDITPIDLVVCNLYPFRSRPGIEMIDIGGPTMVRAAAKNHAHVGVVVDPADYGPVLDELRADGALSDATRGRLARAAFAHTAAYDAAIVGWLDDGGAGGPVVTLPPTLHLALERVQDLRYGENPHQEGARYRDIGARGWWDGAVQHGGKVLSYLNLFDAEAAWQLVHQLGDSPAAAIIKHANPCGAAVAGDIASAYQRAFECDPMSAFGGIVALNRPVDDDLAAQIVANPVADVLVAPAYSPGALERFAAKRKNMRVLEAPPPGPHVRELRRLDGGYLVQEADHFPAGRDAWRVVTKVAPTEAQWGDLELAWRICAFTSSNAIVLVAGRQAVGVGAGQQNRVEPGQIAARKAAGRASGGAAASDAFFPFRDGLDAVAAAGVAAVIQPGGSLRDDEIVAAADEQGLAMVLTGERHFRH from the coding sequence GTGAGGGCACTGCTGTCCGTCTATGACAAGACCGGCCTGACGGAGCTCGCCAGCGGCCTGGTCGACCTGGGATGGGAGCTGGTGGCCAGCGGCGGCACGGCGACGGCGCTCACGGAGGCGGGCGTTGCCACCACGCCGGTCGACGCGGTGACGGGCGCGCCCGAGATGCTCGACGGGCGGGTGAAGACCCTCCACCCCGACATCCACGGCGCCATCCTGGCCGACCGCAGCAACCCGGTGCATCGCTCGGAGCTGGGCGAACGGGACATCACGCCGATCGACCTCGTCGTGTGCAACCTCTATCCGTTCCGGTCCCGACCCGGGATCGAGATGATCGACATCGGCGGCCCGACGATGGTCCGTGCCGCGGCCAAGAACCACGCCCACGTAGGCGTTGTCGTCGACCCCGCCGACTACGGGCCGGTCCTCGACGAGCTGCGGGCCGACGGCGCCCTGTCGGACGCGACCCGTGGGCGACTGGCCCGCGCCGCCTTCGCCCATACCGCCGCCTACGACGCGGCCATCGTGGGATGGCTGGACGACGGCGGCGCCGGCGGACCCGTCGTCACGCTCCCGCCGACCCTTCACCTGGCCCTCGAGCGGGTCCAGGACCTCCGCTACGGCGAGAACCCCCATCAGGAGGGCGCCCGCTACCGGGACATCGGGGCCCGAGGATGGTGGGACGGCGCCGTCCAGCACGGGGGCAAGGTCCTCTCCTACCTGAACCTGTTCGACGCCGAGGCCGCCTGGCAGCTCGTGCACCAGCTGGGTGACTCGCCCGCCGCCGCCATCATCAAGCACGCCAACCCGTGTGGCGCCGCGGTGGCCGGCGACATCGCCTCCGCTTACCAGCGGGCCTTCGAGTGCGACCCCATGTCGGCCTTCGGCGGCATCGTGGCCCTCAACCGGCCGGTCGACGACGATCTGGCGGCGCAGATCGTGGCCAACCCGGTGGCCGACGTCCTGGTCGCGCCGGCGTACAGCCCGGGTGCCCTGGAGCGGTTCGCCGCCAAGCGCAAGAACATGCGGGTCCTCGAGGCACCTCCGCCGGGGCCGCACGTCCGGGAGCTGCGCCGGCTGGACGGGGGGTACCTGGTGCAGGAGGCGGACCACTTTCCCGCGGGTCGCGACGCGTGGCGGGTCGTGACGAAGGTGGCGCCCACCGAGGCCCAGTGGGGTGACCTGGAGCTCGCCTGGCGCATCTGCGCCTTCACCTCGTCGAACGCCATCGTGCTCGTCGCGGGGCGCCAGGCCGTTGGCGTCGGCGCCGGCCAGCAGAACCGCGTGGAGCCCGGCCAGATCGCCGCTCGCAAGGCGGCCGGCCGGGCTTCCGGGGGGGCGGCGGCGAGCGACGCCTTCTTCCCATTCCGTGACGGGCTCGATGCCGTGGCCGCCGCGGGGGTGGCGGCGGTCATCCAGCCCGGGGGCTCGCTGCGCGACGACGAGATCGTCGCCGCTGCGGACGAGCAGGGGCTGGCCATGGTCCTGACCGGCGAGCGACACTTCCGGCACTGA
- a CDS encoding tetrahydrofolate dehydrogenase/cyclohydrolase catalytic domain-containing protein: MTARILDGEALATRIREQLSERVRELKGAGVQPGLGSILVGDHGPSARYVEMKHQDSAEVGIASIHQHLPATTSEEELHATIARFNADPEVDAYLVQLPLPAGLDEEAALLAVDPGKDVDGLHPVNLGRLVMGADGPIPCTPAGIQALLVANGVAIEGRHVVIIGRGLTIGRPLALLLALKRPNANAAVTVVHTGVPDLGDHTRRADILVAAAGQAGLVTPDMVKPGAAVVGAGTSWSGKRLLSDVDESVAEVAGWLTPRLGGVGPMTRAMLLTNAVQAAERRARRG, translated from the coding sequence ATGACGGCTCGGATCCTCGACGGCGAGGCGCTGGCCACGCGCATCCGGGAGCAGCTGTCCGAGCGGGTGCGGGAGCTCAAGGGAGCGGGCGTCCAGCCCGGGCTCGGATCGATCCTGGTGGGCGACCACGGGCCGAGCGCCCGCTACGTCGAGATGAAGCATCAGGACAGCGCCGAGGTGGGTATCGCCTCGATCCACCAGCACCTCCCCGCCACCACCAGCGAAGAGGAGCTGCACGCCACCATCGCCCGGTTCAACGCCGATCCAGAGGTGGACGCCTATCTCGTCCAGCTCCCGCTTCCCGCAGGTCTCGACGAGGAGGCGGCCCTGCTGGCCGTCGATCCCGGCAAGGACGTCGACGGGCTGCACCCGGTCAACCTGGGTCGGCTGGTCATGGGGGCCGACGGACCGATCCCCTGCACACCGGCGGGCATCCAGGCCCTGCTGGTGGCGAACGGGGTCGCCATCGAGGGCCGCCACGTGGTCATCATCGGCCGGGGCCTGACCATCGGTCGCCCCTTGGCGCTGCTGCTCGCGCTGAAGCGACCGAACGCCAACGCCGCCGTCACCGTGGTGCACACGGGCGTGCCCGATCTCGGCGACCACACCAGGCGGGCCGACATCCTCGTGGCCGCCGCCGGTCAAGCCGGGCTGGTCACACCGGACATGGTCAAGCCCGGGGCCGCGGTGGTCGGGGCGGGGACCTCCTGGTCGGGCAAGCGCCTCCTGTCGGACGTCGACGAGTCCGTCGCCGAGGTCGCCGGCTGGCTCACACCCCGGTTGGGCGGGGTGGGACCGATGACCAGGGCCATGCTGCTGACCAACGCCGTCCAGGCCGCCGAGCGCCGGGCCCGGCGAGGCTAG
- a CDS encoding methylenetetrahydrofolate reductase — protein MARISDLLDGGRTFSIELWPPRSETAERRLEAALAELQPLRPTFTSITYGAGGSTRERTHDLVVRLQRQSDMTAMAHLTCAAHRREELEDVLIRYRDAGVENILALHGDPPLDADSDLPEGDLRYALDLVELARSVGPFCVAVAAHPEGHPSAPDRATDRRHTALKLEAADFAITQFFFRLEDYLDLVDSLAALGVDKPVIPGIMPITSVRTVSRMCELSGTEVPRVVTDRLEPVVDRPDEVRRIGVEVATELGQKLLAEGVPGLHFYTMNQAAATREISDNLGLGPAV, from the coding sequence ATGGCCAGGATCTCGGACCTCCTCGACGGGGGTCGGACCTTTTCGATCGAGCTGTGGCCCCCTCGGAGCGAGACGGCAGAGCGACGCCTTGAGGCGGCCCTGGCCGAGCTGCAGCCGCTGCGGCCGACGTTCACCTCGATCACCTACGGCGCGGGGGGGTCGACCCGGGAGCGGACCCACGACCTCGTCGTGCGCCTGCAGCGCCAGAGCGACATGACGGCCATGGCCCATCTCACCTGCGCCGCCCACCGTCGGGAGGAGCTCGAGGACGTCCTGATCCGCTACCGGGACGCGGGAGTCGAGAACATCCTGGCCCTCCACGGAGACCCGCCCCTCGATGCCGACTCGGACCTGCCCGAGGGCGACCTCCGCTACGCCCTCGATCTCGTCGAGCTGGCCCGCTCGGTGGGGCCGTTCTGCGTGGCGGTTGCGGCTCATCCCGAGGGACACCCCAGCGCCCCGGACCGGGCGACCGACCGCCGCCACACCGCCCTCAAGCTCGAGGCCGCCGACTTCGCCATCACGCAGTTCTTCTTCCGCCTCGAGGACTATCTGGACCTTGTCGACTCGCTCGCTGCTCTGGGAGTGGACAAGCCGGTGATCCCGGGCATCATGCCGATCACGAGCGTTCGCACCGTCAGCAGGATGTGCGAGCTGTCGGGGACCGAAGTGCCGCGGGTGGTGACCGACCGGCTGGAGCCGGTGGTCGACCGGCCCGACGAGGTTCGTCGTATCGGTGTCGAGGTGGCCACGGAGCTGGGCCAGAAGTTGCTGGCCGAGGGCGTGCCCGGCCTTCACTTCTACACCATGAACCAGGCCGCCGCGACCAGGGAGATCTCCGACAATCTGGGCCTCGGCCCGGCCGTCTGA